The DNA sequence TATCATTTTGCCGCAACAACACGCCAACCATTCTACACCAGCCCATGCTATCTATTTTTCACCAGCCCATAAGTTCCATATCGCTAATACTGCTCAAATGATGTTTTGGCTAAAATCTGGCCAAATTCCTGAAATCTAACATTTTATAAGTAGCATTAGTTACTGCTACTTATAAAATGCTAACGGGTCAGAGCAACTGCTGCTTCAAGGATGTCATCTTCAGTTTCGAGTTGATCTAAATTCTCAAACTGCATACTATCCATGATTTGCCGATGTGCCACTTTATATTGAACGTGCAAGAGAATGCGCGTAATCTCTCGGCTGATTTCCTCAAAATCAGTAGTAGACCCCATCCCTTCAAGTTGCCATAAGGCAGCACGCGCTTCTGGAGGAAGACAAGTAAAAAACTTTAATGCCATTCCGGCAATTTGAGAGGTTGGCCGATGCTCTAGCCTAGCGATATTGCTAACACGGCTAGCCGTCTCCGTATCGGTATAAGCAGATATCGTTTTCCCAGCCATATAATTCTCAATTTTGTATAGTTCTATAGAACTTAGAGGTTCTATAGTTTCTATAGTGCCACAGCTTTGTAAGTTACTTACAAAATTCCTGTTTTTTAATATTTCGGGAATATTTAGATTTTATGAAGTTTGCTCATGATAAAGCTCCTTAATTGATTACCTTACCTGCGGCTGATTGCTTCCCAGCTTTCAGCTTGTTGAGCGTGTGATCGCGGATTTTTAACAAGTCATCATTGTTGTACTGCCCAGTAGTGCTAAGTTCCTTTGCTACCGGGCTTTCAATTTTCCCCGCAGTTCTATTAGGAGTTGAGCCAAGTAGCACTCGTCAGCCGGAGGCAGCGAGTGATGGAGAGAGTGGAGACAATGAAATTGAGTAAACTTCACTAGGCAGGCAACTCAGTACAATCATCAGCAGATTAGCCCTAACTTGAGGGGTACAAAAGTCCAAAACTCGCTGCATTGCCCGATTACCAATGGTTGTAGCAACTTGGGCTATGTCATTTAACAGAGTTTCTGGGGGTGATTCTGATTGTTGGCACAACGTTGGGAAGTATTCACTGGCGAACCACATTTCATCATCCGTCAACTCAGGGAGATTTTTATTACTATCGCTATGAAGACTGTCTAATAGCAGAAGTAATAATTTTCTAAACTTAAACCAACCCCCCCAGCGTTTGGTAAATTTGCTCACCCATTCCTGGCTAATGCCTATGATTTTGGCTATCTCAGTTTGACCAATTTTCTGCTGCGACTGCCAAAGTTGGGTGAAAGCGTTGACAATGGCTAGTCCAGTTTGTTGATCACGATCGCCAGCTTCAATGCAGAACTCACTGGCATCGACAACCTCTAATTTCACCCCTGGCAGTTCCGTGAGGAGGAAACTAAGGTCATAATCAGCACAGAAATAGAAAGTTAGCTCCTCCTGGGGGCGACGATGAGCGCGTAATCGCCCAATCTCTTGGATAATTTCAGCCCTTACCAACTGGATAAGATACTCTTGAAAAATGCTGTCCTTGTCTTCAAGGTTGACCTTAAAACCAGTCATCACCTGAAAATGTGCGGCTAAAGTGCCGATGTTTTGGTAGGGAATGCCAAAAGAAGCGATCGCGTCACAGTCACTAAATCGGTTAACACCACGACCATCGACAAAGTGACCATATTCAATACGGTCTTCCGCCATAGAAGCAATTTGTTTCCACTCGATGATGCCCAAGTTTTTGTGAATTTGGAGTAAAACTTTCTTAAGAGCATTAACACGGTCAGTTAAAGTTTTAGAGCGATGCTTAGACAGCTTACCCATGCCAGTGACATTAACCACCCTCAAATTGCTGTAGTCAGGGCGTGACTGCTCAATAACTAAAATGGGGTCATGGTAGTTAAGCTTCAATTTCAACTGCTCAGATGAGAGAGTAGCATCGAGGTAAATGTTAAATTTGGCAGAACTGGCCAACTCTTGATGCTTAGTGTCGCGGCGACAAATGCTGATTACACCCCACTTACAGCCAAAAGACCCTTCACCCTTCCAAGCCTTAAGAAAGTCAGGAAACCAATACAAAGGCAACTCCATAAACTCCCTAGCAGCTTGTTTTGCGCTGTCTTTAACTACCCGCCCCGCAGCATAACGGGCGGCAGCACTTTTTTGGAGTTGTTTGTCCGCTTGGATATCAATGGAGTCCAAATCAGCGAGAAAATCTAAATTAGGCTCTAATATCTCTCGAATTGCCTCAATATCTAAATCTTGGGGAAATTCGGCTAATAATTCTCGGATAGAGGCATCATCAAAGCCATAGCGAGAATCGGGCTGAATATCTTGGGTGAGCAGTTTTCGTAAAGTCTGTAAAACAGGTTGGAGTTTCGACCATTGCTCAGGGGGTAAGCCTGTAGCTAGAAGACCTACCGTAGCATCAAAATCCTTCAACCTCAATTCAATTTCTCGCACAGTAGTAATGAGTGTACCAGCTTCTTCCCAAATGCGCCCCACTGTGAAAGGTTGACCAGCAACGTTAGTTAAATTAACAGGGGTAGAATCGGGATGCGCTCGAATTTCGGCGTAATTTTGAATTGCACTGCGCTTAAGATAGCGGAAGCCGAAACCATTACCATGAGCGAAACGGCATTGATTTTTGAGAGAACAACCCTCACAGATGGGGCTAATAGAGCTTTCTTCAAAATCTAAACTGTTAAAATTCTTATCACGGAATGCACCAAATAAATGGCTTCGGTGACAATTGCCGATGGTATCAGGAGTTTCACCAGCTTTTGGACGCAACTGAAAGCTTTCGCCCATTGGGGTAGTGCGGGTGGGGTCAATTTTTAAGCCGTTGTGACGCACTGGGAGGTCAACAAAGTTAGTTTCAATGGGCAATGTTGAGGGGTTGCGGTGGTTGGCATCCTGGTAAATTAGTTTCTCAATCCCAAAAAGGGCAGCTGTTAGTTGACCAGCGTTGTGAGATTTACCCAGCCCAGGATGAGAGTTATCTAAAATCTGTGTCCAGCCCTTAGAGATGGCTTCGACCCAGGCGGCGATATGTTCCTCGGGTTGGCAAGTAATAGAAATATCGCCTGTAACATCGCTCCTATATGGGATATTGCCCCGCTTGTAGACAATTACCTGCCTTTGAGGGGTAGTAATTTCGGGTTCTGGCTTTGGTGCTGGCGGTGTTAAGAATCCTTTGGCAGATGAAACAAATGGGGCGATCGCTTGCTTTAATAAATTTTTGAAGCTGGTTAAGTCCTCTCTAATTCGTCCTAATTCCCACTGTTCGCGGCTAATTAGTTCTTTAAGGGGCTGATATGGTTCATACTGCCTTGGTGGGAATTTAAAGCCGTACTGCTTGGCAATGTGGAACAGTGTTGCGATCGTAATTCCACCACGCCTAAAACTGCGAATCTTGGCGCGGATGTTCCAGGTTGTACCTTTGATGCTGGGCGACCACTTTTCAGCAATAATTTCGGCTTCAGATGCCCCGTAGTGATTGACCAAAGCCATCAGCACTTGGCGGCATTCGTCGTAGTTGCCACTGCCTGGGGTGCGTGGTGGGATGAATGAAAGTGCTTGTTGGATTAGTTGGTCAGTGTTCCAGCCTTCGGTGTCGGCAATTTCGCGGAACTGTTGACGGCGTGACTCGATTTCTTGGATGCGCTGCTGGTATTCTTCCCTTTCCCTTTGCGCGATCGCAATTGCTTCCCTTACCCACTCATCTGGTAAAGTGGCTTCAGGGTTGACCAACAGAAATTCTGCCTCTGTGTTGCCATAAAAAACCCGGCTGGCATCTTTACACGCTGGGTCATGGGGCAACTGCTGCATCAGGAAGCGTGTACAAGCTTCTACAGTGTCAGCACCCTCAACGTATTGGGGGAGAGGGAAAACTAACCTAAATTTATGCCAGTCGGGTTTGTGACTGACAGTGGTGTACATTAAAGCGCAGTGTTTTTGGATGAAGGGATGGGTTAGGGCTTCTTCAATGGTTAATTGCTGATCGTAAACCTTGATGGAATTGCCGTTTTCATCCAGTATTGGCTTACCATAGGCATCACGGGCGATATCAGAATTATCGATGTCAAGTAGTAGCCAATGAGAACCGATAACGTTGGCCTTACTGCGCCATTGACCACCCAATAAGCCAGCACAGATGGCGTGACCTGCTTTGATGTGCTGTTGAACATCTTCAAGAGTGCCTTCTACGTCTTGGAAGTTAGCCGACAGCTTTTTAAAATCCCAGTCTTTATTTCTGCCACAAGTGTTGACAGCAAATTTTAACTTCGGCACAAGGCTTTGGCTTTCTGCCAAAGCGTGGTTGCTATTTATCACAGATGTACCCTCTAATAACTGTTTTTTTCAGCATTTGGAGGGGGTTATCGCACTGCTACACCTGATATCTATGAGATTTACTGTTTTGCTGGTTTTAACAATTTTTTTTTTGGACAATCAAAAAAATTGTTAAATTTTAATCCCAAAATTTCCCAGTGAAAATATAGAAATTTTCACAGCAACTCATATAATATGAGTAAGCAGCGCGGAACAATCTCTGTTGCCAATTCAGTGGTTAGACATTCCAACTTCCGTCCACTTTTTTGGTTCTTTAGAGATAAACCCCGCTTCCCAATATTTGAAATATTTAATTTTCTCTGTCGGGCAAAGCGTTCACTACTGAGTGGCTCTTTGTCCTTTTAATTTTTGTGCCTTTTTTAGATTCACCTCCGTTTTACGCTTCATTTCACTACTTGCTGATTGTACAGAACTTCTGGCTGTCTTATATCCAACAAGACTGTAATTTTTTACTTGAAATTACTCAACAAAGTTGATTGATTTCCCTGTGAGTTGGTCATGCTACTCCCTTACCTTCATCCGTTGAAGAAGATTGCCTGTACTCCCGTAGGGCTTTCGCCACCAAACGCTCTACAAGATTCGACAAAGTACGATCCTCTGATCCGGCTATAGCTTCCAGTTCCTCCCTTAGTTCGTGTGAGCAGGTAAAAGTTATTTTGGCTTTTTTGGTTTGACCCATAGCTTCAGAAGACTTTAGATATCTCTAGTATCTTCTGAAGTCGATAAAACTAGTGTAACTTCTGAAGTAATAGTTTTTATTTGACAGCTTCTGAAGCTATGGACTATGATAGCAGTATCAGCCAAAAACAGCCACCAAACAAAGGCAACAGAAGCCAGAAAGTGTTGCTAGGGCTAACCATTAACTGGATATTTATATTTAACGTTATTTAACTAAAAATTGCGTTAAATAGCCATAATCCAAGGGTTTGAAAAAAACAGAACCATGAAAGTAGCATTCGCCAATGCAAAAAATTGGCTCAATCAAGCTGAAAAACTGTTAACAAAAATTTTTGTAGGAATGTAAACCCATGAAATATGACTCTCGGCGCATCACCATTTCCTACTTAGCAGTGGAAGAATTGTGCAAAATGTTTGGACTGCCTCAAGACGTGCCAACCCAAGCATTATCCGCAGCAGTAGAAAAGCTAATTTTTCAAGCCGATAGCAGTGTGCCAGCAGAGAGTTATGCAATTCACCCGCATAACCACAACAACCTAACAGCAAGCAATGGAAGTCGTAAACACCTTTAAAGTTGCAACACAGATACCGCATATTTGCTTACCGTGCATTTAATTGCACTCCCCAAATGCAGAATATGTAATTCAAATACGCGAGATGTGTACTTCAAATACGCAGGATGTGTATTACATCCACTGTATTTATGCAAATTACAACTTACGCATATTGCATTAAATGCCCTATGGAAGAACCACGAATAATTTACGAAACATTGAAGGGTGAAAGGGTCAATGATGTTCACTGGTGGAGAGTAAAACAGGTAATGATTACCTGTGAATTACCACTAAATAAATCAGGATTTGAACTGTTTATTGCACTGAAAAAAACATCACCCAGGTACTTTAGCCAATACCACAAAGTAAAGCGTCAAATTACCAAGCAGTTAGAACCAT is a window from the Nostoc sp. UHCC 0870 genome containing:
- a CDS encoding PriCT-2 domain-containing protein, whose amino-acid sequence is MINSNHALAESQSLVPKLKFAVNTCGRNKDWDFKKLSANFQDVEGTLEDVQQHIKAGHAICAGLLGGQWRSKANVIGSHWLLLDIDNSDIARDAYGKPILDENGNSIKVYDQQLTIEEALTHPFIQKHCALMYTTVSHKPDWHKFRLVFPLPQYVEGADTVEACTRFLMQQLPHDPACKDASRVFYGNTEAEFLLVNPEATLPDEWVREAIAIAQREREEYQQRIQEIESRRQQFREIADTEGWNTDQLIQQALSFIPPRTPGSGNYDECRQVLMALVNHYGASEAEIIAEKWSPSIKGTTWNIRAKIRSFRRGGITIATLFHIAKQYGFKFPPRQYEPYQPLKELISREQWELGRIREDLTSFKNLLKQAIAPFVSSAKGFLTPPAPKPEPEITTPQRQVIVYKRGNIPYRSDVTGDISITCQPEEHIAAWVEAISKGWTQILDNSHPGLGKSHNAGQLTAALFGIEKLIYQDANHRNPSTLPIETNFVDLPVRHNGLKIDPTRTTPMGESFQLRPKAGETPDTIGNCHRSHLFGAFRDKNFNSLDFEESSISPICEGCSLKNQCRFAHGNGFGFRYLKRSAIQNYAEIRAHPDSTPVNLTNVAGQPFTVGRIWEEAGTLITTVREIELRLKDFDATVGLLATGLPPEQWSKLQPVLQTLRKLLTQDIQPDSRYGFDDASIRELLAEFPQDLDIEAIREILEPNLDFLADLDSIDIQADKQLQKSAAARYAAGRVVKDSAKQAAREFMELPLYWFPDFLKAWKGEGSFGCKWGVISICRRDTKHQELASSAKFNIYLDATLSSEQLKLKLNYHDPILVIEQSRPDYSNLRVVNVTGMGKLSKHRSKTLTDRVNALKKVLLQIHKNLGIIEWKQIASMAEDRIEYGHFVDGRGVNRFSDCDAIASFGIPYQNIGTLAAHFQVMTGFKVNLEDKDSIFQEYLIQLVRAEIIQEIGRLRAHRRPQEELTFYFCADYDLSFLLTELPGVKLEVVDASEFCIEAGDRDQQTGLAIVNAFTQLWQSQQKIGQTEIAKIIGISQEWVSKFTKRWGGWFKFRKLLLLLLDSLHSDSNKNLPELTDDEMWFASEYFPTLCQQSESPPETLLNDIAQVATTIGNRAMQRVLDFCTPQVRANLLMIVLSCLPSEVYSISLSPLSPSLAASG
- a CDS encoding ribbon-helix-helix domain-containing protein — its product is MGQTKKAKITFTCSHELREELEAIAGSEDRTLSNLVERLVAKALREYRQSSSTDEGKGVA